A segment of the Leptolyngbya sp. NIES-3755 genome:
GTACAGCGATGGTTTCCATAACCGTCTCATCTTTTTTCTACGCCCTTTCTTTCAGATTTTGATGCCTTTGGCAACCCCTATTGAGACTGGTGCAAGATCTGAGTTATCTAACTCCGATCGTCACCTGGGTCGAACAAGGCAAAGCACCAACTCAATTGATTGCTACTCAAACCACGACTAACTCAGCTAGTGGTGGATTTAGCAATCCGACTGAGGGAGCATCGACAAACAATGCCAAAGTGATCAGAACCCGACCCATATTTCCTTACCCGATGCAAGCCAGGTACAGCGGTAAAGGAAGTGTTGACGACGCTGCAAACTTCGTCGGAGTGATGCCTTCTCAGACACCCAGCGGTGGCATTAACTGGATTGGCAATGATTTGTTGCAACCTCAGTAATGATTGCGCTACGCAGATATCGCAAGGGTCACGCTCAATCGGTGTCAGATTCCTGTAATCCTTGCTCCCGGACTCTGAATTCTTCTACGTCGGTCAATGCAAGATACTTTCTGATCAACGCTTCGTCAAACTCAGCACGCTGATTCATTTTGTGCAGCAACTCTCGTCGTCGGTCTAGCATTTCTAAGTAAATCGATTGATAGTCTTTGAGTCGGTTTCGCCTAGCTAAATTGGATTCTTCGAGTTCTCGATCGAAAAACCTCAGGTCGATTTCGAGCTTCGAGAACAAACTATTCAAATGTTCGTTTTGGGTACGCTCTTCACTGTGTTTTTCTTCCAAAAAGCGAAGCGAAGCGAGTGCTAATTTCTTCTGAATGATGATTTCCTGCTTGGGTTCAGGAATGAGAGTGAACCGATCTCTGAGATTGACTTTGCGGATCAGCCAGGGAAGCGTTAATCCTTGAAAAACCAGGGTGATGAGAATAACAATAAACGTGATAAAGAGAATTAGCTCACGGTAAGGAAACGGCTGTCCTGTTTGAGTCAGGATCGGGATAGAAAGGGCGGATGCAAGTGATACCACGCCGCGCATTCCTGTCCAACCAAATATCAACGGACCCCTCCATCCCGGATTCGGATCTGACACCGTGATAAAGCGGCTCATGACTCTCATCAAAACGGAAGTTCCTAGTGTGCAAAGTAGTCTGGTTACGATCAGCACGAGAGAGATGATTACTCCATACCCAATCGCACTGCCTAAACTAATACTGCCAAGCTGTCGGACGACAAACGGCAATTCGAGTCCGATGAGCAAAAAAATCAGTCCGTTCAAGACAAAGACGAGATTCGTCCAGACATTTACGCCTTCAATCCGACTTCGATAGCTCAACATACGATCGCGCTTGCTAGATAAAAGTAGTCCACCACTGACAACCGCTAGCACACCCGACACATGAAAGTGTTCAGCAAAATAATACATACAGTAGGGCGTGACTAGGGTTAAAACAATTTCGATGCTGGATGTGGTGGGTAATAAACGATGAATGCTGTAGAAAATCAATCCCACAACAAGACCGATCAGGGTTCCCATTAAAATACCGACAACGAAGCTAACGGCTGCCTGATGCAATTGAAACTGTCCAGTGAGGACTGTCGCCAACGCAAAGCGAAACACAATCAGCGAAGAAGCATCGTTCAGCAGACTTTCGCCTTCAACCAAGCTAACCATCGATTTCGGCACATTAACCCGCTGCATGATCGTCGTTGCAGAAACGGCATCAGGCGGTGAGATAATGCCACCTAAAAGGAAGCCCAGCGCTAAAGTAAAACCGGGAATGATCGCACTAGAGACCACTGCAACCACGCACGAGGTCAAGATCACGATCGGAAAAGCAAACCCGATGATTAGCCCTCGTCGTCTCCAGAATTCCTTCCACGAGACTTGCCATGCCGCTTCATACAGCAAGGGTGGGAGGAAGATCAGAAAAACTAGCTCTGGGTCAATGGTGATATTGGAAAACGGAGCGATGAAACTCAGCGCGAGTCCGCCCAATACAAGTACGATCGGGTAAGCCAGTCGCAGCTTATTCGCAATCATGACCAGTCCGAGAATGATCAAGATGAGGCAAATGTATTGAATGAAAATGCCTTGCATGAAGTGAATGTTGAAGAGAACGTCATCAATTAACTCAGCGACCCGTCATTTGCTCCAGCTTTTCCGGGTATCTTGCGCCTTGAACTGTAATTTTAGCAGCAGCTTCATCGATGTTCCGCAGATCGTCAGGCGTAAGTTCGACGCAGACTGCTCCAATGTTTTCCTCTAAGCGATGCAGCTTCGTTGTTCCTGGAATCGGAACAATCCACGGCTTCTGAGCTAGCAGCCAGGAGAGAGCGATCTGAGCCGGAGTTGCTTGCTTGTGTTGGGCAATACTGCCAAGCAGATCAATCAAAGCCTGATTTGTTTTGAGTGCTTCTGATGTGAAGCGAGGTAGGGTACTGCGGAAGTCGGAACTGTCGAAGGTCGTCGTGGCATCGATCGCACCTGTGAGAAAGCCTTTACCGAGTGGACTATAGGGAACCAAGCCAATTCCAAGTTCTTCGAGGGTTGGGATGATTTCTGCTTCAGGCTTTCTCCACCACAGCGAGTATTCACTCTGAAGTGCTGTCACAGGCTGAACAGCATGGGCACGACGGATCGTTTGTGCTCCAGCTTCAGAGAGTCCAAAGTGCTTTACTTTGCCTGCTTCAATTAGTTCCTTCACTGCTCCTGCGACATCTTCGATCGGTACATTTGGATCAACGCGGTGCTGATAAAGTAGGTCGATCGTTTCAACTCTGAGCCGCTTGAGCGAACCCTCCACAGCTTGCTTGATGTGTTCCGGTCGGCTGTTCAGTCCGGGCGAACCCGTCATTCCACGAGGATCGGAATTCGGACTAATATCAAACCCGAATTTAGTGGCGATCGCAATCTGTCCCCGAAAAGAAGCAAGCGCTTCACCGACCAGTTCTTCATTCACGAACGGACCATAAACCTCAGCCGTATCAAAGAAAGTGATACCGCGATCGACCGCAGCCCGAAGCAGTTCAATCATCTCCTGCGTGTCTTTGGGCGGACCATAGGAAAAGCTCATGCCCATACAGCCCAGCCCGATCGCTGAAACTTCTAAGTTGCTGTTTCCAAGTTTGCGTTTTTGCATGATGTTTCTCTTTAATGATTCAAATCGGATCAGTCGTGAATTTTTCTAGTGCCTGACACTTTCACCATTGCCGGGTCACAGTGGTCAAAGAAAGCGCTTTGTTGCTCAGTTCTTCGGGGGAGCCTCTGCGCCCGAAAAGACCAGCACTGCGTCTGGGAGGCGTGCCCCACGAATCTGGATTGCCGAAACGGAGCGGTTCAGTTCGGCAAGTTCGGCAGGTGTGAATTGAACGGCAGCCGCGCCGATGTTCTCGATCATGTGCGGCATCTGTGTTGTGCCAGGGATGGGCACGATCCACGGCTTCTGTGCCATCAGCCAGGAGAGCGAGATTTGGGCGGGAGTGGCTTGTTTCCGCACAGCCCATCTCTTCACCAGGTCAACAAGCGCCAAGTTGTGGGGCAGATTCTCTGACGAGAACCGGGACTCAATGCCGCGAATGTCACCGGGAGCGAACCGCGTAGTTGCGTCAATGGCACCCGTCAGAAATCCCACGCCAAGCGGACTCCACGGGACAAAGCCGATGCCCAATTCCTGGCAGAGCGGGATCACCCCCTCTTCCGGTCCACGCCACAGCATCGAATATTCATTCTGAACGGCACTAACGGGCAGCACGGCATGGGCACGGCGCAATGTGTTCAAACCCATTTCGGACAGTCCCCAGTGCAGAACCTTGCCTTGCGCCATCAGTTCCCTGATCGCCCCGGCAACATCCTCGATCGGCACCTGTGGATCGACACGGTGCTGGTAGAGGAGATCGATGCGATCGGTGCGAAGGCGCTTGAGCATCCCGTCAACGACCAATTTGATATGGTCGGGGCGGCTGTTCAGTCCCGGACGGCGCTCGCCCGTTTCAAGATCGATGTTCCATCCGAACTTGGATGTGATCACAACCTTGTCTCGGAATGGTGCCACGCCTTCACCGAGGATTCGTTCCACCTCATGAGGTCCATAAGCCTCCGCCGCGTCGTAAAAGGTGACACCCCGATCGAAGGCTGTCCGAATGATGTTGATCATCTCCGATCGATTGGGGATCGTGGTTTGATAGGTGCGGCTCATGTTTTGAACGCCGAGACCGACGCTGGAGACTTCCAGGGAGCCGAGCTTGCGGCGCGTCATTCGCTGGGGGCTGTTGGCGTTTTGTCCGTCGATGCCCGGTGGAGTGCCCTGCCCGATTTGCTGGGCGTGTGCGAGGTTAGTGCCGTGAGAAAGTACGGGTGCTGCAACTAGCCCCAGACCAGCGGCAAGCAGTTGACGACGACCTCGCGATGTCGGGTCATCCTTTTTGCTGGGATTGTTGCGAAAGCGATTCATGTAATAAGTTACCTTCTGAAATATAGATTTGTATTTCAAACCAGATCAGTCGTGAATTTTTCGGGTGCCGATCGACTTCACCATTGCCGGATCGCGGTGGTCGAAGAAGACGCTTTGCTTACTGTCTAGCGTTGCGATCGCATTCATATCTTCGGCATTCAATTCAAAGTCGAAAATGCTGAAGTTTTCCATCATGCGCTCTTTACGAACGGATTTAGGAATTGCCACCACGCCGCGTTGTGTCAGCCAGCGTAGGATCACCTGAGCCACGCTTTTACCTTGTTTTTCGGCAATGGAGAGCAGCACATCGTTGTGAAAGATATTGTTTTTGCCTTCGGCGAACGGTCCCCAAGCTTCAATCTGGACGCTGTTTTCCTGAAGGAACTTCTGGGTTTCAATCTGCTGGTGGAAGGGGTGCGTCTCGATCTGGTTAACCGCTGGGGCAACTTCGTTGTGAACAATAAAGTCTATGAGTCGATCAGGGTAGAAGTTGCTGACCCCGATCGCTTTGATGCGCCCAGCTTGATACAACTCTTGCATTGCCCGCCACGCACCATAAACGTCGCCATAAGGCTGATGAATCAAATATAAGTCGAGGTAATCTAGCTTCAGCTTGTCCACCGATCGTTGAAAAGCCTGCTTCGCGCCTTCGTAACTGGCATCCTGAACCCACAGTTTGGTGGTGACGAAAAGCTCGTCTCGCGCTACACCGCTTTTTTGGATCGCGTTACCCACCGCCTCTTCGTTGCCGTAAGAAGAAGCCGTATCTAGCAGTCGGTAGCCCGTTGCGATCGCGTCCGAAACGCTTCTTTCGCATTCTTCAAGGTCGGGCACTTGAAAGACACCGAACCCTAAAATGGGCATTTCTAGCCCGTTGTTTAATGCGACGGATGGAATAGCTGGCATTTGTCATTCTCCTTTTGGGACTGATTCCCTGATTGCTTCGGTTATTCAGATTTGAGCGAGGTCATATCGATCGAGAAACGGTACTTCACATCGGATTTGAGTAAGCGATCGTATGCTTCGTTGATCTTCTGAATTGGAATCACTTCAACATCCGCCGTAAGGTTATGCTTGCCGCAAAAGTCGAGCATTTCTTGAGTTTCAGCAATGCCACCAATCAGCGATCCAGAAAGATTGCGGCGACCCATAATCAGACTAAATGCCGCAACGCTTAGCTTTGTTGGCGATGCTCCGACTAAGGTGAGATTCCCATCGAGCCGAAGCAGATTGAGATAAGCATCAATGTCGTGTTCAGCAGAAACAGTATCGAGAATGAAGTCAAAGCTCCCTGTGTGCTGTTTCATCTCGTCCTCGTTGCGA
Coding sequences within it:
- a CDS encoding putative sodium/hydrogen antiporter (ab initio prediction:Prodigal:2.6;~similar to AA sequence:cyanobase_aa:RPA0520), with protein sequence MQGIFIQYICLILIILGLVMIANKLRLAYPIVLVLGGLALSFIAPFSNITIDPELVFLIFLPPLLYEAAWQVSWKEFWRRRGLIIGFAFPIVILTSCVVAVVSSAIIPGFTLALGFLLGGIISPPDAVSATTIMQRVNVPKSMVSLVEGESLLNDASSLIVFRFALATVLTGQFQLHQAAVSFVVGILMGTLIGLVVGLIFYSIHRLLPTTSSIEIVLTLVTPYCMYYFAEHFHVSGVLAVVSGGLLLSSKRDRMLSYRSRIEGVNVWTNLVFVLNGLIFLLIGLELPFVVRQLGSISLGSAIGYGVIISLVLIVTRLLCTLGTSVLMRVMSRFITVSDPNPGWRGPLIFGWTGMRGVVSLASALSIPILTQTGQPFPYRELILFITFIVILITLVFQGLTLPWLIRKVNLRDRFTLIPEPKQEIIIQKKLALASLRFLEEKHSEERTQNEHLNSLFSKLEIDLRFFDRELEESNLARRNRLKDYQSIYLEMLDRRRELLHKMNQRAEFDEALIRKYLALTDVEEFRVREQGLQESDTD
- a CDS encoding aldo/keto reductase (similar to AA sequence:cyanobase_aa:Npun_R0571), translating into MQKRKLGNSNLEVSAIGLGCMGMSFSYGPPKDTQEMIELLRAAVDRGITFFDTAEVYGPFVNEELVGEALASFRGQIAIATKFGFDISPNSDPRGMTGSPGLNSRPEHIKQAVEGSLKRLRVETIDLLYQHRVDPNVPIEDVAGAVKELIEAGKVKHFGLSEAGAQTIRRAHAVQPVTALQSEYSLWWRKPEAEIIPTLEELGIGLVPYSPLGKGFLTGAIDATTTFDSSDFRSTLPRFTSEALKTNQALIDLLGSIAQHKQATPAQIALSWLLAQKPWIVPIPGTTKLHRLEENIGAVCVELTPDDLRNIDEAAAKITVQGARYPEKLEQMTGR
- a CDS encoding aldo/keto reductase (similar to AA sequence:cyanobase_aa:Npun_R0571) encodes the protein MNRFRNNPSKKDDPTSRGRRQLLAAGLGLVAAPVLSHGTNLAHAQQIGQGTPPGIDGQNANSPQRMTRRKLGSLEVSSVGLGVQNMSRTYQTTIPNRSEMINIIRTAFDRGVTFYDAAEAYGPHEVERILGEGVAPFRDKVVITSKFGWNIDLETGERRPGLNSRPDHIKLVVDGMLKRLRTDRIDLLYQHRVDPQVPIEDVAGAIRELMAQGKVLHWGLSEMGLNTLRRAHAVLPVSAVQNEYSMLWRGPEEGVIPLCQELGIGFVPWSPLGVGFLTGAIDATTRFAPGDIRGIESRFSSENLPHNLALVDLVKRWAVRKQATPAQISLSWLMAQKPWIVPIPGTTQMPHMIENIGAAAVQFTPAELAELNRSVSAIQIRGARLPDAVLVFSGAEAPPKN
- a CDS encoding alcohol dehydrogenase (similar to AA sequence:cyanobase_aa:sync_0822), which produces MPAIPSVALNNGLEMPILGFGVFQVPDLEECERSVSDAIATGYRLLDTASSYGNEEAVGNAIQKSGVARDELFVTTKLWVQDASYEGAKQAFQRSVDKLKLDYLDLYLIHQPYGDVYGAWRAMQELYQAGRIKAIGVSNFYPDRLIDFIVHNEVAPAVNQIETHPFHQQIETQKFLQENSVQIEAWGPFAEGKNNIFHNDVLLSIAEKQGKSVAQVILRWLTQRGVVAIPKSVRKERMMENFSIFDFELNAEDMNAIATLDSKQSVFFDHRDPAMVKSIGTRKIHD